Proteins encoded together in one Macadamia integrifolia cultivar HAES 741 unplaced genomic scaffold, SCU_Mint_v3 scaffold522, whole genome shotgun sequence window:
- the LOC122069023 gene encoding adenylate isopentenyltransferase 5, chloroplastic-like, which translates to MKVSFSSVCKQAHHSFLNFFPSATGIINRERPFNPIRRKEKVVFVMGPTGTGKSRLSIDLAHRFPSEIINSDKMQVYKGLDIVTNKVTKEEQQGIPHHLLGVINPDADFSAEDFRHHASLAVESIVDRNLLPIIVGGSNSFIEALVNESSPNLLQFRSKFDCCFLWVDVSLPVLHSFVSDRVDRMVDSGLVDEVRAMFKPDADYGSGIRRAIGVPEMDRFLRAELAGVDDDETRARLLVTAIDKIKANTCSLARHQLSKIHRLRDLLGWCIHRIDATEMFLRRGEETDVAWEKQVMGPAASIVWSFLHQRSEDADRAIVTSTPKIPSLAITTTVLATAVAAATR; encoded by the coding sequence ATGAAGGTTTCTTTCTCTTCAGTTTGCAAACAAGCTCATCACTCCTTTCTGAACTTCTTCCCCTCCGCCACCGGCATCATCAACAGAGAACGTCCCTTCAACCCTATTCGCCGGAAAGAAAAGGTGGTGTTCGTGATGGGTCCCACAGGAACCGGAAAATCCAGACTCTCCATTGACCTCGCTCATCGTTTTCCATCAGAGATCATCAACTCCGATAAAATGCAAGTTTATAAGGGACTCGATATTGTCACCAATAAGGTCACCAAAGAGGAGCAACAGGGGATTCCGCACCATCTCTTGGGAGTAATAAACCCTGATGCGGACTTCTCTGCGGAGGATTTCCGCCACCACGCATCACTCGCCGTGGAGTCCATCGTTGACCGGAATCTTCTCCCAATCATCGTTGGGGGTTCCAATTCCTTCATAGAAGCGCTGGTGAACGAATCTTCTCCCAATCTTCTCCAGTTCAGGTCCAAGTTCGATTGTTGCTTCCTCTGGGTGGACGTATCGTTGCCTGTACTCCACTCCTTCGTGTCGGACCGGGTCGACCGAATGGTCGATTCCGGTCTGGTAGATGAGGTGAGAGCGATGTTCAAACCGGATGCCGATTACGGAAGTGGGATCCGGCGGGCCATTGGAGTACCAGAGATGGACCGATTTCTACGAGCCGAGCTGGCCGGGGTTGATGACGATGAGACTCGGGCGAGGCTCCTCGTGACGGCAATAGACAAGATAAAAGCCAACACTTGTAGCCTGGCACGGCACCAGTTGTCAAAGATCCATAGGCTGAGAGATTTGTTGGGATGGTGCATACACCGGATCGATGCAACGGAGATGTTCCTAAGGAGAGGTGAAGAGACCGACGTGGCATGGGAGAAGCAGGTGATGGGGCCAGCCGCTTCCATCGTGTGGAGTTTCTTGCACCAACGCAGTGAAGATGCCGATCGTGCCATTGTTACGTCCACTCCTAAGATCCCATCACTCGCCATCACGACCACCGTCTTGGCAACCGCCGTTGCTGCAGCCACACGCTAG